One region of Limnospira fusiformis SAG 85.79 genomic DNA includes:
- a CDS encoding histidine phosphatase family protein: protein MTQTVWIARHGNRIDFVNPEWFNTAERRYDPHLSPDGLVQAKQLARRLVGEGITQIFSSPFLRTVQTTEACAKTLDLPIKLDWGLGEWLNPEWMKESPEILPLETLRAKFPRIDTTYPMGTPKYPETWEECLMRTKEVVQRLMAAYPDDNLLLIGHGASVLGTAMGLIPTLQETDIHASLCCLVKLVHKQGEWVMELNGDTSHLSDTEEEIRFH from the coding sequence ATGACTCAAACCGTTTGGATCGCTAGACACGGAAACCGGATTGATTTTGTCAATCCTGAATGGTTTAATACCGCAGAACGTCGTTATGACCCTCATCTGTCCCCGGACGGCTTGGTTCAGGCTAAACAATTAGCTAGACGACTGGTGGGGGAAGGAATCACCCAAATTTTCTCATCGCCATTTCTGCGGACGGTTCAAACTACGGAGGCGTGCGCCAAAACCCTAGACCTACCTATCAAATTAGATTGGGGACTGGGAGAATGGCTAAATCCTGAATGGATGAAGGAAAGCCCGGAAATTCTCCCGCTGGAAACTCTGAGGGCTAAATTTCCGCGCATTGATACCACTTACCCCATGGGAACACCGAAGTATCCAGAAACTTGGGAGGAATGTTTGATGCGTACTAAAGAGGTGGTACAGCGTCTGATGGCGGCTTATCCAGATGATAACTTATTATTAATAGGACATGGTGCGTCAGTTTTAGGGACCGCAATGGGGCTAATTCCTACCCTACAGGAAACGGATATTCATGCGAGTTTATGCTGTTTGGTTAAATTAGTGCATAAACAAGGAGAATGGGTGATGGAACTTAATGGGGATACTTCCCATCTTAGTGACACTGAAGAGGAGATCCGTTTTCATTAA
- a CDS encoding mechanosensitive ion channel family protein: protein MLHRSFTRKATYTLAFFIGFIIAVLLAIFSAHPAHSQDRFGMNLDSQTAPVILDGRLILKVSNAEGYPAQFRANLIESKILEAARSPIPIEVTLRTNDILPTLWLNDGYLLTVTERDTDAGNHVLEQAQIWQRQIQLAINRGQRERTSEFMRSALLRSLTILLLAIFIHWILGKIWKYYFRSILSSFLPQSQLSPEDQKKYHHSLEIFINLTLGSVRFGLWLAIIIYIANQFPITRQWSYQIRGTLLATLTSDIINLDNKSYSIPDLLVLLLLLWALVLGAKLLADVLRSRILEATGIGRGAQEVIAVIVKYSLISIGTIVLLQVWGLNLSSLTILASAFGVGIGFGFQDIAKNFGSGLVLLFERPIQIGDFIEVGEYQGTVERVGARSTVIKTLDRVSIIVPNSRFLESELINWDHDNSLSGLRLPLRVAYGSDVELVRKSLLDVAQANSDVLTIPSPQVLFKGFGDSSLNFELRVWTRYPNRQVIIKSDLYYQIDAFFRQRHIEIPFPQRDLHIRGQVPLELSPELEAFIKKILGTKNQ from the coding sequence GTGCTACATCGCTCTTTCACTCGTAAAGCCACTTATACATTAGCTTTCTTTATCGGTTTCATAATCGCGGTATTACTCGCTATTTTTTCCGCACATCCAGCCCATAGCCAAGATAGGTTTGGTATGAATTTAGACTCTCAAACCGCTCCCGTCATCCTCGATGGGCGACTCATACTCAAAGTTAGTAATGCTGAAGGATATCCGGCGCAGTTTCGGGCTAATCTCATTGAATCCAAAATTCTAGAAGCTGCTCGTTCACCTATCCCCATAGAAGTCACACTTAGGACTAATGATATTTTACCAACTCTTTGGCTAAATGATGGATATTTATTGACTGTTACCGAACGAGATACCGACGCGGGTAATCATGTTCTCGAACAAGCACAAATCTGGCAACGTCAAATTCAGTTGGCTATTAATCGCGGTCAAAGAGAGCGCACTAGCGAGTTTATGAGAAGCGCCTTATTACGTTCATTAACAATTTTATTATTAGCCATATTTATTCATTGGATTTTAGGCAAAATTTGGAAATATTATTTCCGCTCAATTTTATCATCTTTTTTGCCCCAATCTCAATTATCCCCAGAAGACCAAAAAAAGTATCATCATAGTCTCGAAATATTTATTAACTTGACTCTCGGTAGTGTCAGATTCGGCTTATGGCTGGCTATTATTATTTATATAGCCAATCAATTCCCCATAACTAGACAATGGAGTTATCAAATTCGGGGAACTCTCCTGGCTACCTTGACTTCCGATATTATTAACCTAGACAATAAATCTTACTCCATCCCTGATCTGTTGGTTTTATTACTCCTATTATGGGCATTAGTTTTGGGCGCAAAATTATTGGCTGATGTTCTGCGATCGCGTATTTTAGAAGCCACCGGAATTGGTCGAGGCGCTCAGGAAGTCATCGCCGTCATAGTTAAATATTCCTTAATCTCTATTGGTACTATTGTTCTCCTCCAAGTTTGGGGTTTAAACCTTAGTTCTCTCACCATCCTAGCTAGTGCATTCGGTGTCGGGATTGGTTTTGGGTTCCAGGATATCGCCAAAAATTTCGGTAGTGGTTTAGTCTTATTATTCGAGCGACCAATTCAAATTGGAGACTTTATTGAAGTCGGAGAATATCAAGGAACCGTTGAAAGGGTCGGCGCTCGTAGTACCGTCATTAAAACCTTAGATAGAGTGTCTATTATTGTTCCTAACTCCCGATTTTTAGAATCCGAATTAATTAACTGGGATCATGATAACTCCCTCTCCGGTTTACGACTTCCCCTTAGGGTCGCTTACGGTTCCGATGTAGAATTGGTGCGAAAAAGCCTCCTAGATGTCGCCCAAGCAAATTCTGATGTATTAACCATTCCTTCCCCCCAAGTTTTATTTAAAGGTTTTGGCGACAGCTCCCTAAATTTTGAACTGCGGGTTTGGACTCGCTATCCCAACCGCCAAGTTATCATTAAAAGCGATTTATACTATCAAATTGACGCGTTCTTCCGACAACGCCATATTGAAATTCCCTTTCCTCAGCGGGATCTACATATTCGAGGTCAGGTTCCCCTCGAGTTATCCCCAGAGTTGGAAGCATTTATCAAAAAAATCCTAGGGACCAAAAACCAATAG
- a CDS encoding CHAT domain-containing protein, whose product MTQEFLISVTPVGDDEYLVRTERTPKVPSGVPLAEEQVKWPVEEWLQYTRYLMKDPLLEVLEGSSLAMRGDAKGGIVLANGSRSLSLVELGQELYNSLFQGRLRDSWASAQAIACNRQKPLQLRLGLKGKRLNSLPWEVLHEGGRPLATGCDVFFSRYQPESRLRLPRHSGKPNQPLRILMAIAAPNDLNSLQLKQEALHLKEELQPELSDNGGYHSAIEITILEQPDRQKITQALEQGQYQIFHYAGHSSYTSTGGALYLVNGRTGLSETISGDDLAGLLVNNGVLLAVLNSCRGAYNNPLADANDTAELNLAEALVRRGVPGVLAMAERIPDEVALTLTRLLYRQLNQGLPIDLSLSRARQGLISAYGSNQIYWALPVLYLHHEFDGILTPNPRADSGNYREDIKGSSPDLSEANYTNLWELADTEDLLDDESFDETLDLEANGEDLGFIGDTLQQLMTPGIVGVNHQNSGSGSQRLPQSYDGDPRDDQRRVQESDSPRGAQRQLSGVLGLLLVMILLPISFGVWIFRDRINDMLGYPLRVNQTISNNINSSERLATALEDATTDKVSGIAIEQFDRANLEAGVQATEELLNRGALAEARAALSAVPFRYEDEPAINFLQGRLAWQSIERGSANYSLDDVRRFWVRAVDGEPNSREYNTALGFAYYRSGDLRRAYQTWYRSLELAEPIFSWEGSSFNDQLASVNKGTWALTGGDVRTKETDVGEDRDSLDHVDGSTLENMDVLNAYAGLGLVLMKSAESLTADQQAIEWSKARKFRDKVLSEAPEAFKPHALGSKWLWSTDTIRDWELLLRM is encoded by the coding sequence ATGACCCAGGAGTTTCTGATTTCTGTTACCCCAGTGGGGGATGATGAATATTTGGTACGGACGGAAAGAACACCGAAAGTGCCATCCGGTGTCCCGTTGGCGGAAGAACAGGTGAAGTGGCCAGTGGAAGAATGGCTACAATATACGCGTTATTTAATGAAAGATCCTCTATTGGAAGTGCTGGAGGGTTCATCATTAGCTATGCGGGGAGATGCTAAGGGCGGGATAGTTTTGGCAAATGGGTCGCGGTCTTTGAGTTTAGTAGAACTGGGTCAAGAACTTTATAACAGTCTCTTCCAGGGGAGGCTGCGGGACAGTTGGGCCAGCGCCCAAGCGATCGCCTGTAATCGACAAAAACCTTTACAGCTGCGCTTAGGTTTGAAAGGAAAACGGCTCAATAGCCTACCCTGGGAAGTCCTCCACGAAGGGGGAAGACCACTGGCTACGGGATGTGATGTCTTTTTTTCTCGCTACCAACCAGAAAGCCGACTACGTCTACCCAGACATTCTGGGAAACCTAACCAACCTTTAAGAATTTTAATGGCGATCGCCGCCCCCAATGACCTAAATAGTTTACAACTCAAACAAGAGGCCCTACATCTGAAAGAGGAACTACAGCCGGAATTGAGTGATAATGGAGGATACCATAGTGCCATTGAGATTACGATATTAGAACAGCCTGATCGTCAGAAAATCACCCAAGCCTTAGAACAGGGTCAATATCAGATATTTCATTATGCTGGACACAGCAGCTATACCTCGACGGGTGGCGCTTTATATTTGGTCAACGGTCGTACAGGATTAAGTGAAACTATCAGTGGGGATGATTTAGCGGGACTGCTGGTAAATAATGGGGTACTTCTAGCGGTATTAAACTCCTGTAGAGGTGCTTATAATAATCCCCTGGCGGATGCTAATGATACAGCAGAACTTAACCTGGCAGAAGCATTAGTGCGGCGAGGAGTTCCCGGGGTGTTGGCGATGGCTGAACGCATTCCTGATGAGGTAGCTTTGACGCTAACGCGCCTGTTGTACCGCCAACTCAATCAAGGATTACCAATAGATTTAAGTTTAAGTCGGGCTAGACAGGGGCTAATTTCTGCCTATGGTTCCAATCAAATATATTGGGCATTACCTGTATTGTACTTACACCATGAGTTTGATGGCATCTTAACACCAAATCCTAGGGCTGATTCAGGTAACTACCGGGAGGATATAAAAGGGAGTAGTCCAGATCTGTCTGAGGCTAACTATACAAACCTTTGGGAATTAGCAGACACTGAGGACTTGCTGGATGATGAGAGTTTTGATGAGACTTTAGACTTAGAAGCGAATGGGGAAGATTTGGGATTTATTGGGGATACTCTCCAACAACTTATGACACCTGGAATAGTTGGTGTTAATCATCAAAATAGTGGTTCTGGTTCCCAGAGACTGCCCCAAAGCTATGATGGAGACCCAAGGGATGATCAAAGGCGGGTTCAGGAGTCTGATAGTCCCAGAGGTGCCCAACGCCAGCTCAGTGGTGTGTTAGGACTGCTGCTGGTGATGATTTTATTACCGATCAGTTTCGGGGTGTGGATTTTCCGCGATCGCATTAATGATATGTTGGGCTATCCTTTAAGGGTTAATCAAACAATCAGCAATAATATCAATTCTTCAGAAAGGTTAGCAACAGCTTTGGAAGATGCTACGACTGACAAAGTTTCAGGAATTGCGATCGAACAGTTTGATCGGGCTAATTTGGAAGCAGGGGTGCAGGCTACGGAAGAGTTATTAAATCGTGGGGCGCTAGCTGAAGCTCGTGCAGCTTTGTCTGCAGTTCCGTTTCGGTATGAAGACGAACCTGCTATCAATTTTTTACAGGGACGTTTAGCCTGGCAATCTATTGAGAGGGGTAGTGCTAATTATAGTCTGGATGATGTGCGCCGATTTTGGGTGAGAGCAGTTGATGGGGAGCCAAATTCCCGGGAATATAACACAGCGTTAGGATTTGCTTACTATAGGTCGGGTGATTTACGACGGGCTTATCAAACTTGGTATCGTAGTTTGGAGTTAGCAGAGCCGATTTTCAGCTGGGAGGGAAGTTCTTTTAACGATCAATTAGCATCAGTGAATAAGGGAACATGGGCTTTGACTGGGGGGGATGTTCGCACTAAGGAGACAGACGTGGGCGAAGACAGGGATAGCTTAGATCATGTGGATGGTTCAACGCTGGAGAATATGGATGTGTTAAATGCCTATGCAGGTTTGGGATTGGTATTAATGAAATCGGCTGAGTCCCTAACTGCTGATCAACAGGCGATAGAGTGGAGTAAGGCGCGTAAATTTAGAGATAAGGTGCTTTCAGAAGCACCGGAAGCGTTTAAACCTCATGCCCTAGGGTCCAAATGGCTGTGGTCAACAGACACGATACGAGACTGGGAACTACTGCTACGGATGTAG
- a CDS encoding RNA-guided endonuclease InsQ/TnpB family protein: MAKHAGYARFVFNWGLHLWMSAYEEGLKPNVNSIKKVFTNYVKPQYPWMSELSSKVDQYAFINLGDAFKRFFKGISSYPKFKKKGHHDSFTLDNSGRPFNLSGTRHKLPFVGWVSTFEGLPESWVKKVTITRQAGDWYISFFVEITPEITPKYRERIGVDLGINNLATCSDGTKFSNPKAYKAATKKLARLQRHLSRKVKGSKNWAKCLLKVQKLHQRVANIRRDTIHKITTFLAKNHSQVVIEDLNVSGMLKNHCLAGSIADASFYEFRRQLGDKAERYGSKLMIADRFYPSSQLCSNCGHRQKMPLVRRTFECQNCGLKIDRDLNASINLEVRDV; encoded by the coding sequence ATGGCCAAACACGCTGGGTATGCTCGATTTGTGTTCAATTGGGGATTACACTTATGGATGTCAGCTTATGAAGAGGGACTCAAGCCTAACGTCAACTCCATCAAAAAGGTTTTTACGAATTATGTGAAACCTCAATATCCTTGGATGTCTGAATTGTCTTCTAAAGTTGATCAATATGCCTTCATTAATCTAGGGGATGCCTTTAAGCGCTTCTTCAAGGGAATAAGCAGTTATCCTAAATTTAAGAAGAAAGGCCACCATGATAGTTTTACGCTTGACAATTCCGGAAGGCCATTCAATCTGTCAGGAACTCGCCATAAGCTGCCTTTTGTGGGCTGGGTTTCTACATTTGAGGGTCTACCCGAAAGTTGGGTTAAGAAAGTCACTATAACGCGCCAAGCAGGTGACTGGTATATTAGCTTTTTCGTAGAAATCACGCCAGAAATTACACCGAAATATCGAGAGAGAATCGGGGTAGACCTAGGAATTAACAATTTGGCGACTTGCTCCGATGGGACAAAATTCTCTAATCCCAAGGCTTATAAAGCAGCGACCAAAAAACTAGCTCGATTACAACGTCATTTAAGTCGCAAAGTCAAAGGCTCGAAAAATTGGGCCAAATGTCTCTTAAAAGTTCAAAAGCTACATCAAAGAGTAGCAAACATTCGGCGGGACACGATTCATAAAATCACTACTTTTTTGGCTAAAAACCACAGCCAAGTAGTCATTGAAGATTTGAATGTGTCTGGAATGTTGAAAAATCATTGTTTGGCGGGTTCTATCGCTGATGCTTCATTTTATGAGTTCCGTCGGCAACTAGGTGACAAGGCAGAACGTTATGGTTCAAAGTTAATGATTGCGGATAGATTTTATCCATCCAGTCAACTTTGTTCTAACTGTGGCCATCGTCAAAAAATGCCCCTAGTCCGTCGGACTTTTGAATGTCAGAACTGTGGGCTGAAGATTGATAGAGATTTGAACGCCAGTATAAATTTAGAAGTGCGAGACGTTTAG
- a CDS encoding mechanosensitive ion channel family protein has translation MWNPIDPDAAIFEIIQEYSIPKPLIFIIFVLISCLIGKYTPSLIQYIIRRAIPINGKEISENFVRPIQQPFRMVGIFTLISMSMIWLEENRALYRFIRPFVSLALIASIAWLASRLFRQLVRIYGIPIIRKYGMEVDETFLVFETIANVLIGFTAAIAFAQSQQLPLGALVAGASVSGLAVAFAAQSTLEQILGTIVLRLDRPFVRGEYIRLPKRGDDLEGIYGRVESIGLRSTKIRIAAKGTLAIIPNSNLMRLAIENISRGKKVMVLLYLDFITQLDDREQALVEQAIKECTDSVFGIDPGSTQISLFNYGETGNLRARVTFFILGSSENAISLRKSLLASTNQSLTERLKRYGIKYNMQEPNIYVESPVTI, from the coding sequence ATGTGGAACCCCATTGATCCTGATGCCGCAATTTTTGAGATTATTCAGGAATATTCTATTCCTAAGCCTCTGATTTTCATAATCTTTGTATTGATATCTTGCTTAATAGGAAAATACACCCCTAGCCTCATACAATATATTATTAGGCGGGCTATACCTATCAATGGAAAAGAAATTTCCGAGAACTTTGTGCGACCTATCCAACAACCTTTTAGGATGGTTGGCATTTTTACTCTGATTTCTATGTCAATGATTTGGTTAGAAGAAAATCGGGCTTTATATCGTTTTATTCGCCCCTTTGTTAGTCTAGCCCTAATTGCTAGTATAGCCTGGTTAGCCTCCCGGTTATTTAGGCAATTGGTGCGGATTTATGGTATTCCGATTATCCGAAAATATGGCATGGAAGTTGACGAGACTTTTTTGGTATTTGAAACCATTGCCAATGTTTTAATTGGATTTACAGCAGCGATCGCATTTGCCCAAAGTCAACAACTGCCCCTAGGTGCATTAGTAGCAGGGGCTTCAGTAAGTGGTTTAGCGGTAGCATTTGCCGCCCAAAGCACCTTAGAACAGATTTTAGGCACAATAGTTTTACGTTTAGATCGTCCGTTTGTCCGTGGAGAATATATCCGACTACCAAAACGTGGTGATGATCTTGAGGGTATTTATGGGAGAGTAGAATCTATTGGGTTACGGTCTACTAAAATTCGGATTGCAGCTAAGGGAACTTTGGCAATTATTCCCAACTCTAATTTAATGAGGCTGGCGATCGAAAATATCAGTCGTGGTAAAAAAGTGATGGTTTTACTATATCTGGATTTTATCACTCAACTTGACGATCGCGAACAGGCTTTAGTAGAACAAGCCATTAAAGAATGTACCGATTCAGTTTTTGGTATAGACCCCGGAAGCACCCAGATTTCCCTATTTAATTATGGAGAAACGGGTAATCTTCGCGCTAGGGTGACATTCTTTATTTTAGGTTCTAGTGAAAATGCCATTTCACTGCGTAAGAGTTTACTAGCATCAACTAATCAAAGTTTGACGGAAAGACTCAAGCGGTATGGCATTAAGTACAATATGCAAGAACCGAATATTTATGTTGAGTCTCCTGTGACGATTTAA
- a CDS encoding mechanosensitive ion channel family protein, translating to MVETTSDAIVLGFNPLLKLVLVLLGLISALMGLWLLPKLWRMAIAKLIPEERISSYSEILSSYKIPAAVAVLLVIIEIIWVNSPLSIALGFLEVIISLSLTILLSWLASQIFKRFFDLYIIDVASKQGRNINSEFLLVGKILANCVIILVAIVVFAQTHQINIVGLIASLGVGGLAVAFAAQNTLSQILGGIVLYLDRPFVVDDYIGLPDGTFGRVESLGLRSTKIRTSGKGTIVIVPNSSLTQLSIENYTGARKIISILGLTFHSAIDSEEQALIRQVILESTKNTFGIDPRGTDVSFKNLQPITGENKTQAQVTFFILGANRNNLELRRQMLDLASQDISMNLQQYGIAFDIEDQNIYVDSPITV from the coding sequence ATGGTTGAAACAACATCAGATGCGATCGTTTTGGGGTTTAATCCTCTACTGAAATTGGTATTGGTACTGTTGGGGTTAATCTCCGCTTTGATGGGTTTATGGCTACTACCAAAACTATGGCGAATGGCGATCGCTAAGTTGATTCCTGAAGAACGCATATCTAGTTATTCTGAGATTTTATCATCCTATAAAATCCCGGCTGCTGTCGCTGTATTGTTGGTGATCATTGAAATTATATGGGTTAATTCTCCCTTGAGCATCGCTCTAGGTTTCCTAGAAGTTATCATCAGTTTATCCCTAACCATTCTGCTCAGTTGGTTGGCTTCTCAAATATTTAAGAGATTTTTTGACTTATATATTATTGACGTAGCCTCAAAACAAGGTCGCAATATTAACAGTGAGTTTTTATTGGTAGGCAAAATTCTAGCCAACTGCGTAATTATTCTAGTCGCAATTGTTGTATTTGCTCAGACTCACCAAATTAATATTGTCGGATTAATTGCTAGTTTAGGGGTAGGTGGTTTGGCTGTCGCTTTTGCAGCTCAAAATACCCTCAGCCAAATTCTAGGGGGAATTGTTCTGTATCTGGATCGCCCGTTTGTCGTTGATGATTATATCGGTTTACCTGATGGGACTTTCGGGCGGGTAGAATCTTTGGGATTGCGATCGACCAAAATTCGCACATCAGGAAAAGGAACCATAGTTATAGTCCCTAATAGTTCCCTAACTCAACTCAGTATAGAAAACTATACCGGAGCCAGAAAAATTATATCCATCCTAGGATTAACCTTTCATTCTGCCATTGACTCTGAGGAACAAGCTCTCATCCGTCAAGTGATTTTAGAAAGCACTAAAAACACCTTTGGTATTGACCCTAGAGGCACTGATGTTAGCTTTAAGAATTTACAGCCAATCACCGGAGAAAACAAAACTCAAGCCCAAGTAACCTTCTTTATATTAGGTGCTAATCGTAATAACTTAGAACTGCGCCGTCAGATGCTCGATCTAGCCAGTCAAGACATTAGCATGAATTTACAGCAATACGGAATCGCCTTTGATATCGAAGATCAAAATATTTACGTTGATTCACCCATCACAGTCTAA
- the rpsO gene encoding 30S ribosomal protein S15: MALTQQDKQKIMAEHQAHETDTGSSDLQVAMLTERINRLSQHLKANKHDHASRRGLLQIIGRRKRLLAYINKQDQQRYRELITRLGIRG, translated from the coding sequence ATGGCTCTGACACAACAAGATAAGCAAAAAATCATGGCCGAGCATCAAGCTCACGAAACAGACACCGGATCTTCCGATCTACAGGTAGCCATGCTCACCGAAAGAATTAACCGACTCAGCCAACACCTCAAAGCCAATAAGCATGATCACGCTTCCCGTCGTGGCCTTCTCCAGATTATCGGACGCAGAAAAAGATTATTAGCCTATATTAATAAACAGGATCAGCAACGCTATCGCGAACTGATCACCCGTTTGGGAATCCGGGGCTAA
- a CDS encoding PAM68 family protein, whose translation MSSDRPRQPLPFEPKKTRKKQAESSKPAASDQGKSDKSASPKVAKTPKTSRTSDTSAPRRQPRREDMTIPEVVSQRMVSRMVVLSGIPLLMAISTFVGSYFIVTNEIFPLPNTAVLLVSLGCFGLSVVGLSYGVLSASWDENLSGSFLGWQEFKINLGRAIEAWKESRQPSSPKN comes from the coding sequence ATGTCCTCCGATCGCCCCCGCCAACCACTTCCCTTTGAACCGAAAAAAACCCGCAAAAAGCAGGCTGAAAGTAGCAAACCAGCCGCCTCAGACCAGGGAAAATCGGATAAATCGGCTTCGCCCAAGGTAGCTAAAACCCCAAAAACTAGCCGCACATCGGACACCTCTGCGCCCCGCCGTCAACCTAGACGGGAAGATATGACTATTCCGGAAGTAGTCAGTCAGCGGATGGTGTCCCGGATGGTGGTTTTATCCGGTATTCCTCTGTTAATGGCTATATCTACCTTTGTGGGCAGTTATTTTATTGTCACCAATGAGATATTCCCCCTACCCAACACAGCAGTCTTGCTGGTGAGTCTGGGGTGCTTTGGCTTGAGTGTGGTGGGTCTTAGCTACGGAGTTCTCTCGGCTTCCTGGGACGAAAACCTAAGTGGGAGTTTCCTCGGCTGGCAGGAATTTAAGATCAACCTAGGGCGGGCGATAGAGGCTTGGAAAGAAAGTCGCCAGCCAAGTTCACCCAAAAATTAA
- a CDS encoding transposase: protein MERKSPAKFTQKLKKPTGIPLPEKVGDEKNLKRKQQQLSRKQKGSNSLNKAGTKKVARVYGKITNCREDFIHKRSRRIVGENQVIVTENLNVKDMMKNHCLADLEKVGWGMFMTMLKYAENDG, encoded by the coding sequence TTGGAAAGAAAGTCGCCAGCCAAGTTCACCCAAAAATTAAAAAAGCCTACAGGAATTCCCTTACCCGAAAAGGTAGGGGATGAAAAGAATTTAAAGCGTAAACAACAGCAACTATCCCGAAAGCAGAAAGGGTCTAATAGCCTTAATAAAGCCGGAACCAAGAAAGTCGCTAGAGTTTACGGTAAAATCACTAACTGTCGTGAGGATTTTATACACAAGCGATCGCGTAGGATAGTAGGCGAAAACCAAGTCATTGTGACGGAGAATCTAAATGTCAAAGACATGATGAAAAACCACTGTCTGGCTGACCTTGAAAAAGTGGGATGGGGAATGTTTATGACTATGCTTAAATACGCGGAAAATGATGGTTAA
- the aroF gene encoding 3-deoxy-7-phosphoheptulonate synthase → MIIVMKVGSPEAEIERLSDELRSGWGLTPEKIVGKHKVVIGLVGETAGLDPLQLQEISPFIEQVLRVEKPYKRASREFRHGESSDVAVTTPSGIVHFGENRPLVVVAGPCSVENEQMIVETALRVKAAGAKFLRGGAFKPRTSPYAFQGHGESALNLLAAAREASGLGVITELMDADDLEKLSEVADVIQIGARNMQNFSLLKKVGAQDKPVLLKRGMSATIEEWLMAAEYILAAGNPNVILCERGIRTFDRQYTRNTLDLSVIPVLRSLTHLPIMIDPSHGTGFAEHVPSMARAAIAAGTDSLMIEVHPNPAKAMSDGPQSLTPADFDQLMQDLSVIGKSVNRWSEKSVAVPA, encoded by the coding sequence ATGATTATTGTAATGAAAGTTGGCTCTCCAGAAGCCGAAATCGAACGTCTTAGTGATGAACTCCGCAGCGGTTGGGGTTTAACACCAGAAAAAATCGTCGGAAAACATAAAGTTGTAATTGGGCTAGTAGGAGAAACAGCAGGTCTTGATCCCCTACAACTCCAGGAAATTAGCCCATTTATTGAACAGGTGTTACGAGTCGAAAAACCCTACAAACGTGCTAGTCGGGAATTTCGTCACGGCGAGTCCAGTGATGTAGCTGTTACCACTCCCAGTGGAATAGTTCACTTTGGCGAAAATCGTCCCCTAGTGGTGGTGGCGGGTCCCTGTTCGGTAGAAAATGAACAAATGATCGTGGAGACGGCGCTGCGGGTGAAAGCTGCTGGGGCGAAGTTCTTACGCGGTGGCGCATTTAAACCTCGCACGTCTCCATACGCTTTCCAAGGTCATGGAGAAAGCGCTCTGAACCTTTTAGCTGCTGCGCGTGAAGCGTCAGGACTGGGAGTGATTACGGAGTTAATGGACGCAGACGACTTAGAAAAGTTGTCTGAGGTGGCGGATGTGATCCAAATTGGCGCTCGTAATATGCAGAATTTCTCGCTGCTGAAAAAAGTAGGGGCTCAGGATAAACCAGTATTGCTGAAGCGGGGTATGTCTGCGACTATTGAAGAATGGCTAATGGCCGCAGAATATATCTTAGCGGCGGGTAACCCGAATGTGATTCTGTGTGAACGGGGAATCCGCACTTTCGATCGCCAATATACCCGCAATACCCTTGATTTGTCGGTAATTCCGGTATTGCGATCGCTCACTCACTTACCAATTATGATTGACCCGAGCCACGGCACGGGATTTGCGGAGCACGTTCCATCTATGGCTAGAGCGGCGATCGCCGCCGGGACAGACTCCCTGATGATCGAAGTTCACCCCAACCCAGCCAAAGCCATGTCAGATGGTCCCCAATCCCTGACTCCGGCAGATTTTGATCAACTAATGCAAGACCTATCGGTTATTGGTAAATCGGTTAATCGCTGGTCGGAGAAGTCAGTTGCAGTCCCCGCCTAG
- a CDS encoding L,D-transpeptidase → MAATTTPGVDVAKTGISPKFATAYHVSDWLQYSPSQLELVIRLGERRVYVMNNARVVTSYPIAIGRNGWETPIGHYQVIQMIEDPTWEHPLNGDIIPPGRDNPLGSHWIGFWTDGTNYIGFHGTPNEETVGQAVSHGCVRMFNRDVLALFNKVQLGTPVIVEP, encoded by the coding sequence ATGGCTGCCACTACTACCCCAGGAGTAGATGTGGCAAAAACGGGAATTTCCCCAAAATTTGCCACGGCCTATCATGTCAGCGATTGGCTACAATATTCTCCTAGTCAACTAGAATTAGTTATTCGCTTAGGAGAACGTCGGGTTTATGTCATGAACAACGCGCGTGTTGTCACTAGCTATCCCATAGCCATTGGTAGAAACGGATGGGAAACCCCCATCGGCCACTATCAGGTTATTCAAATGATCGAAGACCCAACCTGGGAACATCCTCTAAATGGAGATATTATCCCCCCAGGTCGAGATAACCCCCTTGGTAGTCACTGGATTGGATTTTGGACTGATGGCACTAACTACATAGGTTTTCATGGCACCCCCAATGAAGAAACGGTCGGACAAGCCGTTTCCCATGGTTGCGTTCGTATGTTTAACCGGGATGTGTTAGCACTATTTAACAAAGTGCAACTGGGAACTCCCGTCATTGTTGAACCCTAG